In one Candidatus Hydrogenedentota bacterium genomic region, the following are encoded:
- a CDS encoding MOSC domain-containing protein produces the protein MNVGIVREVWRYPVKSMGGERMEACEVTQSGLAGDRGWALRDEASREIRGGKKWPALMQCQAGYVGGGTDTEAVMVSVVEGVVEGTDTEFRSAEPPQKSVSVPVPAEPSQKSVSVPVPAEPPRKSVSVPVPAEPSQKSASVPMSNHVSIRFPDGSVIASDDANANDRLSEFLGARVSLWPVQPASDKAHYRRRQPGASVVGWMGRSKTFRRVLQAVAPYTPLNAQLRGEFSREADEPIPDLAELPGELFEFATPPGTYFDAFPIHLLTTASLDAMRKVNPEAAWDARRFRPNLLIETAPGIEGLVEREWGGRTIRIGGVELQCTIPTVRCGMTMHAQDGLPKDPSILRSIVRDAAQNFGIYATVVDGGRVQVGDSVEIIS, from the coding sequence ATGAACGTGGGCATTGTTCGAGAGGTGTGGCGTTACCCGGTGAAGTCGATGGGTGGCGAGAGGATGGAAGCGTGCGAAGTCACGCAAAGCGGATTGGCCGGTGATAGGGGATGGGCGTTGCGGGATGAGGCATCGCGGGAGATTCGCGGGGGGAAGAAATGGCCGGCGCTGATGCAGTGCCAGGCAGGGTACGTCGGGGGAGGGACAGACACCGAAGCGGTGATGGTCTCCGTTGTGGAAGGCGTTGTGGAAGGGACAGACACCGAGTTTCGCTCCGCCGAGCCTCCGCAAAAGTCGGTGTCAGTCCCCGTGCCCGCAGAGCCTTCGCAGAAGTCGGTGTCAGTCCCCGTGCCCGCCGAGCCTCCGCGAAAGTCGGTGTCAGTCCCCGTGCCCGCAGAGCCTTCGCAAAAGTCGGCGTCAGTCCCCATGAGTAATCATGTTTCGATTCGCTTTCCGGATGGGTCGGTGATCGCCAGCGATGATGCAAACGCGAATGACCGTCTGTCGGAGTTTCTCGGTGCGCGGGTGTCATTGTGGCCGGTGCAGCCTGCGAGCGATAAGGCGCATTACCGGCGCAGACAGCCGGGCGCGTCGGTTGTGGGATGGATGGGCAGGTCGAAGACGTTCCGGCGCGTGTTGCAGGCGGTCGCGCCGTATACGCCGCTGAACGCGCAGTTGCGCGGTGAGTTCAGCCGGGAAGCGGACGAACCGATTCCGGACTTGGCCGAATTGCCCGGCGAACTCTTCGAGTTTGCAACGCCGCCGGGGACGTATTTCGACGCGTTTCCGATTCACCTGCTGACGACGGCGTCACTCGATGCGATGAGGAAGGTGAACCCGGAAGCGGCGTGGGACGCCCGCCGGTTCCGTCCGAATTTATTGATCGAGACCGCGCCGGGGATTGAGGGGCTTGTCGAGCGTGAGTGGGGCGGCCGCACGATTCGTATCGGCGGCGTCGAGTTGCAGTGCACAATTCCGACGGTGCGTTGCGGGATGACGATGCACGCGCAGGACGGGTTGCCGAAGGACCCGTCGATATTGCGATCGATCGTCCGCGATGCCGCGCAGAATTTCGGCATCTACGCGACGGTTGTTGACGGGGGTAGGGTGCAAGTGGGTGATAGTGTGGAGATCATTTCCTGA